In Camelus bactrianus isolate YW-2024 breed Bactrian camel chromosome 5, ASM4877302v1, whole genome shotgun sequence, the DNA window CCAGTGCTCTTTGTGGAGTGGAATGGGCTGCCTGAAGACATCAAGTTCCCAGGCAGTAGAGGGATTCAAACTGGAATAGTACTTGCTGGAATCACAGTAGAAAATATTTAAGCCTTAACTGAGAAGTGGGGGCAGGGGACTGGTTGATCTTGTGACCTGTGAAGTTACCTCCAACCATAAGTTTCCAAGACTTTCCAAGTTTGGAGTAATCTGGGAAGGTTTCAATCAAGTATCAGGTCTGACTTCCTTTAATTGATTCAACAAAATATATTGATAACACTCAGTGTACAAGGCAGCATATCATGTACTTAAATTTATAAATTGTCCCCTTTTTCTGACAAACACTGAACAAAATGATCTGTCTTGGAAGACCTTCCTATTTCCAATATCATTTAGCTCAGGTGAGAGGTGTGACcataaaataatgtgttttttttttttaaaagaacaacttACCAAAATTTGTATATTTGAACATTTGTCCCAAggatgctcatagcagcattgtttataatagcaaaagattGGAAGCAATATAAATTTCCATCAATAAAAAATGGGTCAAAAAATTATGGTAAATCTATACAGTGAAATACAAATGAGGATATTAAGAAGAATGACTCAAAAGATCTCAGTGAAAAAAAGAGCAGGACCAGATAGCCTtgttggtgaattctaccaaatatttcagAATTAACACCAACTCTTCTCAAactctaaaaaaaggaaatatttcctAACACATTCTTTGAGGCCAGCATTagcctgataccaaagccagacatagtaatataagaaaataaaactacaggtCTATATTCCTTATGAATATTGATgttaaaattctcaacaaaatactagcaaccAAATTcatcaatatattaaaaagattatacacatGACAAAGagggatttattcctggaatggaaggatggttcaacatatgaaaatcaatcagtataatataccacattaacagaatgaaaggaAAACCCCTCATGATCAATTTGatttacaataacatcaaaaagaaaaaaatatttaggaataaacatAACCAAGGAAACATAAGACTTGTACATTAAAGATTATAACAGAttgctgaaataaattaaagaagaaataaataaatggaaagacatccagTGTTCACTGATTGGaggacttaatattgttaagtaTTAAGTATTGTCGATACTACCCAAAGCGATCTTCAGATTCAAtgaatcccaatcaaaatcccaccatttttttaagaaatagaaaaatctattctatctaaaattcatattgaaTCTCAATATGAATCCTGAATAACCaaaatatcttgaaaaagaacaaagttggaggacttgcactccctgatttcaaaactcactgCAAAAttatggtaatcaaaacagtgtggtactggtgtgGGACAGATatatagatcagtggaatagaatagagagtccagaaataaatcctcacaTGTACGGCTAAATGGTTTTCAATTAGGGGGGAAggacagtctttttaacaaacggtgttgggaaaactaggtattcacatgcaaaagaacgaAGTTGGATCCTTACCCTATACCacatatgaaaattaactcataatggatcaaagacataaaactgtaaaactcttagaagtaAACACAGGGGGTAATATTCCTCatattggatttggcaatgatttcttggatatgacactaaaagcacaggCAATATAACagtaaatagataaattggagttTATCGAAATTAAAACCTATTTGCATCAAAGGATATTACCAGCAGAGAGAAAAAGCCACTCACATAATGGGACTTCTGCAATTTTGTGCCAAGTATGTTACCTATCcagataaattattatttttagcatGTCCAGTTGGAAGTAGTCCCTTGGAGAGTCTCTTTTTCGAGAGGTGCTGCCTGGTTCAGAGCACGATTTGGAATGCTCCTCTTTTCACCTGCCTCCCAAGCCTGAGAGTGTTGTTTTGCTGTCCTCCATGGTAGCAAATCCTCAGGGGTGGTATCAGATTTTGGGAACAGCTCCAAATGGCTCAGAGCCAAGTCTGGTAGATGTTGATTTTGACTAGAGAATAGatagcataatttatttatttgtttactgccTCATTTCACCAAGGAACTAAGGCCTCGGGCTGGCCTGAAGGGCAGTTTCCTCATGACGTGTGGAGAGTGTTCACAGAGAGAAGTCTCAGAAGTGTTCTGTCATGGAAATGGGTGCACAGTTTCCTATAGTAGATTAATTAGGATTGTTTGGGTTACAGGTGACAGTAATCCCAAGTgtcttaagtggaaaaaaaaaaggaaaagtttatTGGCCCCAAAACTAGGAGGGACACTGGGGGAGCTCACAAAATGAGGGAAGAGCTGCAGAACCAGGGCCCCAGGGGATGGAATTTAGGACTTCTGGCACCACATTCTCCTCCTCTCCAGGTTTCTGTGCTTCTTTTGGCGTGCTGACCTCTCTTCCTACTCCAGAAAGATCTCCCCAGTGGGCAGGAGACATGGTTGCCATAGGCTCCAGTTTAGTAGTCCCAGTTCCATCTATAAATTACAGGGTAGTTCTCTGATTGGCCCTGCTCAGGTCCAGGCCCACCCCTTGAGCCAATCACTGCAGCAAAAGCAATGCAGTTGTAAGACTGGCTGGGAGCTGAGTCACCTgtccactctgtgtgtgtgtgtgtgtgtgtgtgtgtgtgtgtgtgtgtagcatttGTTAACAAAATAAAAGGATAGGAAAGAAAGCCTGCAGGCTACTTTGAGCTAAAACAAGGACAGTGCTGCCTAGGATGTGCTAAGGATCCACACAGTCTCCAAAATTCTCCAAGAGCCTACAATCTAGTTTGGGAGAAGAGACACAAAAATAACCAGAACACAACAGCTTGCACTGACTCGAAGGTTGGATAAGAATATCTGGAACTCCCCACCCACCTCATAAGCTTGTCTCTAGGATAAAAATGAGATACTGAATGTGAAAGGGCTTTTTTTGCAAAGACAGCAGCAACAAAGCCCTTAACAGTTCACCTGGCACATTCACACCCACCCTGGAGGCAAAGcatggctctggagtcaggctgcctcAGCTTCCTGAGCTTTAAAGTGGGAATGATACTAGTTCCTACCTCACAGGGATGGCAGAGCATGCGGGGTCATGGGTGGGGGGTGCTCAGCATAGGTAAGGTGTTATTATTTGCCTATTGTTACCCGAGCCTCTTAAAACCCCTACAGAGTAGACATTGGCAGGCTGAACATTCTCACTTTAtagctgaggacacagagaagtAAATACTTGCCGGCTTGTAATTACGTCCGCTGGTCATGGCAGAGCTAGGGTAAGAGCAGCCTTCTCTTTCCAAGCTTTGCGCTTCAAAAAGGTCAGGGCTGAGAGGCTTGGTGGAGGTGCAGAGAGACAGCTAGTATTCATGGAGAAGTAGGGATGTGCTTAGGGGTCAGCCAGTGCCTTGTACTAAGGAGGGGGCCTGTGAAAGGGATGGACAAGCACTCTGCGGGGCTCCATTCCTGCCGGGGGCTTGGGGCATTatggggggtgggaagtgatTGCGGCTCATCACCCCCCAAGCCTCCCTTGGCCCTCTGACACCCGTGTCCCCTCAGgtacccagcccccacccctcagaGGTCCTCTCCTATGCTCTTGTTTCCCGGATGCATTCTCCTCTATAAATACCAGCTCTGGTATTTTGGGTTGGCAGCTGTTGCTGCCAGGGAGATGGCTGAGTTGACATGAGGCTCCTGACAAAACACAAACCCCTGGTGTGTGGGGGCGTGGGTGGTGTGAGGAGGGGGATGAATCAGAGAAGGGGTAGGGGTAGGCTCAAGGGGGCAGAAGCCAGGCAaagttggtggggtgggggtgagagtgTACAGTTATGTTATGATGGTTATAATTGGAAACTGAAAGCCTACCAGACCTTTTCTGGTTGTTTATAAACTTAAGGGCCCGCCCTCACCGGTAGAGGGGAGGAAAAGGGCCTTCACTAGtccagagggaaactgaggctgggagccGGACCCTAGGTGCTGGTGGGCATCCTTAAGTAGGCGGGCCCTGGCTCGGATTCCTGCTTGCCCCCAGGAGGCCCTCCTGTCCTCCTTGCTTGTCAACTCCTCTAGGCCTGGCTAGTGGACTCCCTCCTAAACCTCTGCCACTTTCAGAGAATCTTTAGAAAGAAGGTGATTTGGAGCTTTCTTGGAAACAGGTCTTGTCTGTTCAGGCAATGACCCAAAATCTCTCCCTGGAGCCTCAAACTAACTGGAAgcctctccccagctctcccccTGACCACCACCAAGAGGAGGCTGAAAGGGGCCTGTCTGGGGGCTCCAGAAATGCTTGCGCCCGCCCCGGTGAAGCAGTTGGCAGGCCTGCCCATCTTCTGCCCTCCTGGGTTCACCAGCCTCTCCCGCACCCCTCAGGGGCCTCCCACCCGCCGGCTGAGGGGCACAGTCCTCTCGCGGGGGAGCtggcctccccgcccccacgccAGAGGCCGCCCTTTCTTGGCAAGGCAGCGGGATCCTGCAGCTGTCAGGGGAGGGGCGGCGGGGGCTGATGTCAGGCGGATACAAATAGTGCCGACGGCCTAGGGGCCGTGTCTCCCCTTGCCACATCCACTCTCCAGCCGGCCGCCCGCCGCAGCCTCCTCCTCCGCGCCGCCCAGCCTCGCCCGCTCCGTCACCATGAGCCAGGCCTACTCGTCCAGCCAGCGCGTGTCCTCCTACCGCCGCACCTTCGGTGGGGCCTCGGGCTTCCCGCTCGGCTCCCCGCTGAGCTCGCCCGTCTTCCCACGCACGGGCTTCGGCACCAAGGGCTCCTCGAGCTCCGTGACATCCCGCGTGTACCAGGTGTCGCGCAcgtcgggcggggccgggggcctgGGGGCGCTGCGGACCAGCCGGCTGGGGGCGACTCGCGCGCCCTCCTCCTACGGCGCGGGCGAGCTGCTGGACTTCTCGCTGGCTGACGCTGTGAACCAGGAGTTCCTGACCACGCGCACCAATGAGAAGGTGGAGCTGCAGGAGCTCAACGACCGCTTCGCCAACTACATCGAGAAGGTGCGCTTCCTGGAGCAGCAGAATGCGGCGCTCGCCGCCGAGGTGAACCGTCTCAAGGGCCGCGAACCGACTCGGGTGGCCGAGATCTACGAAGAGGAGCTACGCGAGTTGCGGCGTCAGGTGGAGGTGCTCACCAACCAGCGCGCCCGCGTCGACGTCGAGCGGGACAACCTACTGGACGACCTGCAGAGGCTCAAGGCCAAGTGAGGACCCAGCGCTCCCAGAACCCCCTCTCCTTGGGCTGGGCGCGGGAGGCTAGGCCTGGGGCTGGGTCCCTCTGTCAGCACCCTGCGGTACCCTGGGAGAGGGTCGTCTACATGTATCCCCCAAGAAGGGGAGAGGGACGCCAGGGCTCTCCCTTGTGCTCCCAGTCTGCAAAGGAGGAATTTTCTTGGGGACATCATGGGGTGGAAATGGGAgaacaaactttaaaaagcatCTTAAGATGCTGGGGTGATGTTGATAAGGGTCAAGCAGGTAGATAGACAGAGAAAGGAGGCCCCAGTACAGTTAGAAGGAGGGGGAGGTAGATAGGAGACAAGAAAATCTGGGGCAAGCAGTAGCTCTCAGCTTACCTGTGATGAGGCCCTGGGAATGGGGGCGGAGAGCAGATCTTGGTCCCTCCACCTGGCTGAAGCTTTACTGGGAGAATGGACAAGCTAGAGGGAAGCGGAGAGCGGGTGGAGGAGCTGTGGCCCTCAGAAAGCTTAGAGAACAAGATGGTGGACTCCACCATGCTCCCAGTACATAAGGCAGCAGGGCAGCAAATAGTCATGGGTCCTGCTTCTGACAGTCTGAGTGAGCAGAGTCACTGTTCTGCCACCCAGGTCACAAATATTAAGTGAGCACCTACATGggccaggctgaggctggggcccAGGAACACAGAGGTGGATAAAATGGACATGGTTCTTAATCCCAGAGAGGTCACAGACTGGTGGGGACATAGACTTCCAGGGTGTGGCTCCAGGGCAGAGACTGGGCtacttcctgtcccctccctgtgtGGGTGGGACCTCCTGCCTCTACCCTGGCCTCCTTCCTCTGTCCTGAGCCCACTCTCTGGGCAGCCCCCAGCCAGTCGTCTCTACTGCCGGTTTTATCCCCACCAACTGTTTATCCTTCTGTCTGTCTCGGCCAGGCTGCAAGAAGAAATTCAACTGAAAGAAGAAGCGGAGAACAATTTGGCTGCCTTCCGAGCGGTGAGTCTTCTTTGGTCTCCCAGAAGCAGCCTTACCTCTTCTGTTCCCCCCGTGTAGCCCCTGGTGTCATTTTGCCCTGCTGGGTTGATCAGTGACACTTGCCCTCTCACTTGACCTCTCCCAGGATGTGGATGCAGCCACTCTAGCTCGAATTGACCTGGAGCGCAGGATCGAATCTCTCAACGAGGAAATCGCGTTCCTTAAGAAAGTGCACGAAGAGGTGTGCCTTGGTGAAAGCAGCTGGAAAGGGGATggtggggctgggctctgggaaTGGGGGTGTGAGGGTGCGTGCGGGGCCCAGTCGGGGACTGAAGCCAAAGTCATACCCTGCAGGAGATCAGAGAACTGCAGGCCCAGCTTCAGGAACAGCAGGTCCAGGTGGAAATGGACATGTCCAAGCCAGACCTCACTGCCGCCCTCCGGGACATCCGGGCTCAGTACGAGACCATCGCGGCTAAGAACATCTCGGAAGCTGAGGAGTGGTACAAGTCAAAGGTGGGACTCTCTTCCCTCTGGCTCCCTCCATTCCGTTTTGGAGATACGCCCTATGGCTCCATctgtggggaagagagagagccTGGGGTCTCCATGCTCCCTTGCCCACCCCTACCTGTGTCCTGCATCCTCCTCATCTCAGGGCCCCCTCTCTGTCCTTAGGTGTCTGACCTGACCCAGGCAGCCAACAAGAACAATGATGCTCTGCGCCAGGCCAAGCAGGAGATGATGGAGTACCGCCACCAGATCCAGTCCTACACCTGCGAGATCGATGCCCTCAAGGGCACCGTGAGTCCCTGCCCACCCAGCCCAGTCCAGTCCTTTCTGTCTGTTGCTCACACCctcactctgtgaccttgggtccATCACATaccctctctggacctctgtCTCCTCACATCTACCACAGGGGTAAAAACAGATAGATACCCAGTGGGGCTCTCAGGAATCATGGGGCTCCTGGGTAGAGGCGAGGAGGCCAGATGGCCATGCTCCCTTGTATCAGTTCTATCCTCTGAGTTGCCATGTAAGACTTCATTTGAGTTCAGAGTTCCTTGGCTCAGAAGAGTTTGACAACTCCTAGGCGAGGCTATCTGAGGTTTCCTCCCAGCCCTAGGCTGTGCCTCTCTGCATCCTGGGCCCCGAGTGTCCCCTTGACCATCACTACAGCCTGTTCTTGATCCAGGCGCCCCTCCCCTGCAGAACGATTCCCTGATGAGGCAGATGCGGGAGCTGGAGGACCGCTTTGCTAGTGAGGCCAGCGGCTATCAGGACAACATCGCACGCCTGGAGGAGGAGATCCGACACCTCAAAGATGAGATGGCTCGCCACCTGCGTGAGTACCAGGACCTGCTCAACGTCAAGATGGCCCTGGATGTGGAGATTGCCACCTACCGGAAGCTGCTGGAGGGCGAGGAAAGCCGGTGAGGGGCGAGGCAGGGGCTGGATGTGGGGTCCAGGGTGGTCTAGGGGCCCATCCCTGCCCCAGGGGAGCTCAGGATCACCTCCACAAGATCTGAAAACAGCATTATACAAGAGGCCACCACTCTTTTAGTTGCAGAGAATTAACCAAGGCCACCTGGGTAAAAAGTGATTTAATTAATAgcttttataaaaagagaaatacaagtaTTCCCACATCCACCTTCAGAATTAAGAACCAGCAGCATAAAACCATATTCAGCAACCAGTAATAAAATATTACTGCCAGTCAAGGGAGAGATGGGAGCAGAGCAGGGAATGAtgaggaaggaaaagggagggggcaGATAGAGACAAATAGAGACAGAGTTTTTGACGCAATAGGCTAATAGAGAAGGTGCAGAGACTTGTGCTCTGAGTGTGCACAGGTATACACACATGTGCTCATAAGAAAAAACACAATGACATGCTCAGAGCAGCTCATCTctagacacagaaaacaacaaacaactgCAGGGGAACCTGAGAGAACCTTCTTGATCGATGGAACCTTCTATATCTTGATTTAGACTGGTGGCTATGTGGATGTAGGCGCTGATCAAAACTCACGGGTTGCACACTAAAGATCTGTGCATTTCACTATGTAAACTTAACATCAATTAAAGACAGGTTGATTACTGAACAGAATGATGCCCATTGATACTCACAAAAGTGATACTATCTGATGTTTAAAAAGATCAGCAGACATATTTAGATACAGATTTACACAGAAAAAGATTTCAGATATTGTAgaataatatatgcaaataatgACCTCTATAAAGGTAATAGCTAAAGTCACATTGCCTTTCCCCAGCACTAGGCATAAATGGGGGTGGCAGCTCCTGGAACTTGGGCTCACGTGAGTGGGCCAGATGTTCCCATCCTGGCTGGAGGGTGGGCACACACAACGGATGTAACCCACAGACGTTGATACACCCTGCAGTGCCAAGAGCAAGAAGGAAATCCTGGTGCAGTGTAGGGTGCAGTGGGGTTTGG includes these proteins:
- the DES gene encoding desmin — protein: MSQAYSSSQRVSSYRRTFGGASGFPLGSPLSSPVFPRTGFGTKGSSSSVTSRVYQVSRTSGGAGGLGALRTSRLGATRAPSSYGAGELLDFSLADAVNQEFLTTRTNEKVELQELNDRFANYIEKVRFLEQQNAALAAEVNRLKGREPTRVAEIYEEELRELRRQVEVLTNQRARVDVERDNLLDDLQRLKAKLQEEIQLKEEAENNLAAFRADVDAATLARIDLERRIESLNEEIAFLKKVHEEEIRELQAQLQEQQVQVEMDMSKPDLTAALRDIRAQYETIAAKNISEAEEWYKSKVSDLTQAANKNNDALRQAKQEMMEYRHQIQSYTCEIDALKGTNDSLMRQMRELEDRFASEASGYQDNIARLEEEIRHLKDEMARHLREYQDLLNVKMALDVEIATYRKLLEGEESRINLPIQTFSALNFRETSPEQRGSEVHTKKTVMIKTIETRDGEVVSEATQQQHEVL